In Deltaproteobacteria bacterium, a single genomic region encodes these proteins:
- a CDS encoding sigma-54-dependent Fis family transcriptional regulator has product MPRIDLRVKIPIRAEIITTSSAGKEKRCPVTVSNIGLGGALIEGEMDGINEQTRFSLLIGDHSDLEFPARVLWRDEGKSRLFFFYEEKAAVEALWAQIKKEIGQLEKGICPYCGGSTTEDLDECGRCHLSLNFSDGYVDKHTRRTFLERLDRRSKEMTDQEHFHLLQIVDREILRNDDEHVVEEYVGTCPQMLTVFSLIRKIAPTDIPVLLLGESGTGKELAARAVHERSMRPSTQYLILNCAAIPETLLEAELFGYERGAFTGAYQTRKGKFEVADGGTLFLDEIGEMPATLQAKLLRFLEDKSFERIGSQKSRKVDARIIAATNRDLERDVMEGQFRQDLFYRLNAFPIRLPPLRERGEDKLLLAKYFLKKFRLESSVSSGRKRFSEGALVAISVYEWPGNVRELINRIRKGIVISDGEEITAENLDLGQILVPKRDNGQSLEDIRSATEKSKMIEMIHACGGNLSRVARELRISRTTMYKLKKKYQI; this is encoded by the coding sequence ATGCCAAGAATAGACCTGCGAGTAAAAATACCTATCCGGGCGGAAATCATTACAACCTCCTCAGCGGGAAAGGAAAAACGCTGTCCTGTAACCGTTTCAAATATCGGCCTGGGCGGTGCGTTAATCGAAGGGGAGATGGACGGAATAAACGAACAGACCCGCTTTTCTTTGCTCATTGGGGACCACAGTGATCTGGAATTTCCTGCACGGGTACTGTGGCGGGATGAAGGAAAATCACGGCTGTTTTTTTTCTATGAAGAGAAAGCCGCCGTCGAAGCCTTGTGGGCGCAAATCAAAAAAGAAATCGGTCAACTCGAGAAGGGAATCTGCCCTTATTGCGGCGGTTCCACCACGGAAGATCTCGACGAATGCGGGCGCTGTCATCTGAGTCTTAATTTTTCAGATGGATATGTGGACAAGCATACCCGAAGGACTTTTCTGGAGCGTCTGGACCGGCGTAGCAAAGAAATGACCGACCAGGAACACTTCCACCTTCTTCAAATCGTTGACCGTGAGATCCTCAGAAACGATGACGAACATGTGGTTGAGGAATATGTCGGTACGTGTCCACAGATGTTGACGGTTTTCTCGCTGATCCGGAAAATCGCGCCTACGGATATACCAGTTCTTCTCCTTGGAGAAAGTGGAACAGGAAAAGAGCTGGCGGCGAGGGCGGTTCATGAAAGAAGTATGCGCCCTTCGACTCAGTATCTGATCCTCAACTGTGCCGCCATACCGGAAACACTTTTGGAAGCGGAACTTTTCGGGTATGAGCGAGGCGCCTTCACCGGGGCCTATCAGACTCGGAAAGGCAAATTCGAGGTGGCTGACGGGGGAACCCTGTTTCTCGATGAAATCGGTGAAATGCCCGCGACCCTGCAGGCAAAATTGCTACGTTTTTTGGAGGACAAGAGCTTTGAGCGCATCGGGTCCCAGAAGTCGAGAAAGGTCGATGCTCGCATTATCGCGGCGACCAACCGAGACCTGGAAAGGGACGTCATGGAGGGGCAGTTCCGGCAGGATCTGTTTTACCGGCTGAACGCCTTTCCGATTAGACTGCCCCCCCTGCGGGAACGGGGAGAGGATAAACTCCTTCTCGCCAAGTATTTTCTGAAAAAATTCAGACTGGAGTCGTCCGTTTCAAGCGGGAGAAAAAGATTTTCCGAAGGGGCTCTGGTGGCCATCAGCGTTTATGAATGGCCGGGGAATGTGCGCGAGTTGATCAACAGGATCCGGAAGGGGATCGTGATATCCGATGGTGAGGAGATAACCGCGGAGAATCTCGACCTCGGCCAGATTCTCGTTCCGAAGCGGGATAATGGCCAATCGCTAGAGGATATCCGTTCCGCCACCGAGAAAAGCAAAATGATTGAAATGATTCATGCCTGCGGCGGCAATCTTTCCCGCGTCGCCCGGGAGCTCCGTATCAGCAGAACCACGATGTATAAGCTGAAGAAGAAATACCAAATTTGA